One window from the genome of Pedobacter schmidteae encodes:
- a CDS encoding CPBP family intramembrane glutamic endopeptidase: MTAIVIELLLSWLLLKYTLGQSLNALNWYPNDGKGVGHVLFGFLLPLIYLSLLYFSISLWVQNPYKLNPGYSFSLFLKSSIFVLKGVVFEELLFRGALFYLIARNSGPNKAIVFSAIAFGIYHWFSYGILGQPFQMLMVFVSTGIMGYLLALSFVKTGSILMPFALHLGYNFTAMVLFSNEKNIGLQLMIKTYATDPVKPEGVLPLLMVLLYYTGFPVLCFIYLRSLKQAKGLANC; the protein is encoded by the coding sequence ATGACTGCTATTGTTATTGAATTGTTATTGTCCTGGTTGCTGCTGAAATATACACTTGGCCAAAGCCTGAATGCACTAAACTGGTATCCCAATGATGGTAAAGGAGTAGGCCATGTGCTATTCGGATTTTTGCTGCCGCTTATTTACTTATCCCTTCTTTATTTTAGCATATCTCTATGGGTACAAAACCCATACAAGCTCAATCCAGGTTATTCTTTTTCCCTCTTTTTGAAAAGTTCGATTTTTGTACTCAAAGGTGTGGTTTTTGAAGAGCTGCTTTTTCGTGGAGCATTGTTTTATCTGATTGCCCGTAATTCAGGCCCGAATAAAGCTATTGTTTTTTCTGCCATTGCTTTCGGAATTTATCATTGGTTTTCTTACGGTATATTAGGACAGCCTTTTCAAATGCTGATGGTGTTTGTTTCTACGGGAATTATGGGGTATTTGCTGGCCTTGTCATTTGTGAAAACCGGTTCTATTCTTATGCCATTTGCGCTACACCTGGGATACAATTTTACGGCGATGGTTTTATTTTCCAACGAGAAAAATATTGGTTTGCAGCTAATGATAAAAACATATGCAACAGATCCGGTTAAACCAGAAGGCGTGTTGCCGCTGCTAATGGTGTTGCTTTACTATACCGGATTTCCGGTCTTGTGTTTTATTTATTTAAGGTCGTTAAAACAGGCGAAAGGTTTAGCGAACTGCTAG
- a CDS encoding YdeI/OmpD-associated family protein — translation MKSYAFHATIEIIGINPYVQVPENILTEIFTQAGKNKGHIPVAGTVNKLPYQQTLLRYSGLWRLYINTEMLKNSPKRVGETIEVTIVFDPSDRTIKPHPQLIEALNNNLQAKSRFDSLPPSSQKEMVRYISSLKTEESRNRNIERAINFLLGKSPFIGKKML, via the coding sequence ATGAAAAGCTACGCCTTCCATGCAACCATAGAAATTATAGGAATTAATCCATACGTCCAGGTGCCAGAAAATATTCTGACAGAAATTTTTACACAGGCGGGTAAAAACAAAGGACATATTCCGGTTGCCGGTACAGTAAATAAGCTCCCTTATCAACAAACCTTATTGAGGTACAGTGGCCTTTGGCGACTGTACATTAACACGGAGATGCTTAAAAATTCGCCCAAACGTGTTGGAGAGACCATTGAGGTGACAATTGTATTTGACCCATCGGACAGAACCATAAAACCACACCCCCAATTAATAGAAGCATTGAATAATAATCTGCAAGCAAAATCCAGGTTTGACAGTCTCCCACCTTCCTCACAAAAGGAAATGGTGAGGTATATCTCTTCTTTAAAAACAGAGGAAAGTAGAAATCGGAATATTGAACGCGCTATTAATTTTTTACTAGGAAAAAGTCCCTTTATAGGAAAAAAAATGCTTTAG
- a CDS encoding DUF808 domain-containing protein codes for MASGIFAILDDIGALMDDVAMASKIATKKTAGILGDDLAVNAEKATGFLSSRELPVLWAITKGSFLNKIIIVPVALLLNVFFPIAIKVILVLGGFYLAYEGVEKIVEYFFHRSKGGHEVTTETEKNNDDAERTKIKSAITTDFILSVEIVIIALGTVLDRSLSIQILTVSVVALLATVGVYGIVAVIVRLDDMGYKLVKKSNEKGFLAALGLLLIKSLPIIIQILSVVGTIALILVSGGIFVHNIEYLHHLFPTIPPIIKEFAIGIIAGLAIVVIVAICKKVASLFKR; via the coding sequence ATGGCTTCAGGTATTTTTGCGATTTTAGATGATATAGGTGCTTTAATGGACGATGTTGCGATGGCATCAAAAATCGCGACAAAAAAAACTGCAGGGATTTTGGGCGACGATTTAGCCGTCAATGCCGAGAAAGCTACCGGTTTCCTTTCTTCACGTGAACTACCTGTGCTTTGGGCAATTACCAAAGGCTCCTTCCTTAATAAAATTATTATTGTTCCCGTTGCCCTATTGTTAAATGTCTTCTTTCCAATCGCAATTAAAGTCATATTGGTATTAGGAGGTTTCTATCTGGCCTACGAAGGTGTGGAAAAGATAGTGGAATACTTTTTCCATCGTTCAAAGGGAGGACATGAGGTAACTACCGAAACAGAAAAGAATAACGATGATGCTGAAAGAACAAAAATAAAATCAGCAATAACCACCGATTTTATTCTCTCAGTAGAGATCGTAATCATTGCTTTGGGAACAGTGTTAGATAGAAGTCTATCTATACAGATCCTGACCGTTTCGGTTGTTGCGCTACTGGCCACCGTCGGTGTTTATGGTATAGTCGCAGTTATTGTACGCTTGGACGACATGGGCTACAAATTGGTAAAAAAATCCAATGAGAAAGGATTCCTGGCAGCTTTAGGTCTTTTATTGATAAAATCACTCCCAATTATTATCCAAATTTTAAGCGTTGTGGGAACAATTGCTTTGATCCTGGTTTCTGGTGGAATTTTTGTCCATAATATTGAATACTTACATCATTTATTTCCGACAATACCACCAATCATTAAAGAATTTGCGATTGGAATAATTGCCGGATTAGCTATAGTTGTCATTGTTGCCATTTGCAAAAAGGTAGCTTCATTATTTAAACGATAA
- a CDS encoding ABC-F family ATP-binding cassette domain-containing protein, which yields MINVNNISVSFGGTTLFSDVTFSINENDKIALMGKNGAGKSTILKIIADATKPTSGNVTGPKDAVIAYLPQHLLTQDNVTVFEETSKAFQEVHQMQKELDELNEQLTVRTDYESDDYMKLIERVSELSEKFYSVEEINYDAEVEKVLKGLGFERKDFSRQTSEFSGGWRMRIELAKILLKKPDLILLDEPTNHMDIESIQWLEDFLINSAKAVMVISHDRTFIDNITNRTIEVTMGRIYDYKAKYSHYLQLRADRRVHQLKAYEEQQRFIADNQEFIDRFRGTYSKTLQVQSRVKMLEKLEIIEIDEVDTSALRLKFPPSPRSGQYPVIVEELTKKYGDHVVFEKASLVIERGEKVAFVGKNGEGKSTMIKSIMNEIDFEGSLKVGHNAKIGYFAQNQAALLDENLTVFETIDQIPLSDGTIKIKDLLGAFMFSGDDTTKKVKVLSGGEKTRLAMIKLLLEPVNVLILDEPTNHLDMKTKDIIKGALQDFDGTLILVSHDRDFLDGLAQKVFEFGNKRVREHFEDIKGFLAYKKMNSLKEIEST from the coding sequence GTGATTAATGTAAATAATATCTCCGTTTCATTTGGCGGGACTACCCTATTTAGTGATGTAACCTTTTCAATTAATGAAAATGATAAAATAGCCTTGATGGGTAAAAATGGTGCCGGAAAATCTACCATCCTAAAAATAATTGCCGATGCCACTAAACCGACCTCGGGTAATGTAACCGGGCCAAAGGATGCTGTAATTGCTTATTTACCACAGCATCTGCTTACCCAGGACAATGTTACCGTTTTTGAAGAGACCTCAAAAGCCTTTCAAGAGGTGCATCAGATGCAAAAAGAGTTGGATGAACTGAATGAGCAACTCACCGTTAGAACCGACTACGAAAGCGACGATTACATGAAATTAATTGAGCGGGTATCTGAATTGAGTGAGAAATTTTACTCGGTAGAAGAAATTAATTACGATGCAGAGGTAGAAAAGGTATTAAAGGGATTAGGCTTTGAACGCAAGGACTTTAGTCGGCAAACCTCTGAATTTTCGGGTGGATGGCGCATGCGGATTGAGCTCGCCAAGATTTTATTAAAGAAACCTGATCTGATTTTATTGGATGAGCCTACCAACCACATGGATATTGAAAGCATCCAATGGCTGGAAGATTTCCTGATCAACTCGGCAAAGGCAGTAATGGTCATATCACACGATCGTACCTTTATAGATAACATTACCAATCGTACAATTGAGGTTACCATGGGCCGGATATACGATTATAAGGCCAAATACAGTCACTACCTGCAGTTACGTGCCGACCGTCGTGTACACCAGTTAAAAGCATACGAAGAACAACAACGTTTTATTGCCGATAACCAGGAATTTATAGATCGTTTCAGAGGAACATACTCAAAAACATTACAAGTGCAATCCCGGGTAAAAATGCTGGAAAAACTTGAAATTATTGAGATCGATGAAGTGGATACCTCGGCACTACGTTTAAAATTTCCACCATCACCACGTTCAGGTCAATATCCGGTAATTGTTGAAGAGCTAACTAAAAAATATGGCGACCATGTGGTCTTTGAAAAAGCATCCTTAGTAATTGAGCGCGGAGAAAAAGTTGCTTTTGTAGGTAAAAACGGAGAAGGCAAGTCGACCATGATAAAATCAATTATGAATGAGATTGATTTCGAGGGTAGCTTAAAAGTGGGCCATAATGCAAAAATTGGCTACTTTGCTCAAAATCAGGCAGCATTACTAGACGAGAATTTAACGGTATTTGAGACCATTGATCAAATTCCATTAAGCGATGGAACAATAAAAATCAAAGACCTTTTAGGTGCCTTTATGTTTAGCGGCGACGATACAACCAAAAAGGTTAAGGTACTTTCTGGTGGAGAAAAAACGCGTTTGGCGATGATTAAGTTGTTACTTGAACCTGTAAATGTATTGATCCTCGATGAGCCTACCAACCACCTGGATATGAAGACCAAAGACATCATTAAAGGAGCTTTGCAAGATTTTGACGGCACCTTGATTCTGGTATCTCACGATCGGGATTTCCTGGACGGACTGGCTCAAAAAGTATTTGAATTTGGTAATAAACGTGTCCGCGAACACTTTGAAGATATTAAGGGGTTCCTGGCCTACAAGAAAATGAATAGCTTGAAAGAGATAGAGAGCACCTAA
- a CDS encoding helix-turn-helix domain-containing protein, giving the protein MNNTEKDKIAKSIKDARIRKGYSQQQLADLTQLNLRSVQRIEKAEVLPRAYNLNLLAKHLDLDMEVLEGPKNNVQAMQFAIPKQADISSKKTGKMILSITLGLLIIFLSAAFLAQASKFPETSFELFLFLAFIIAVNGLIFWRIWGN; this is encoded by the coding sequence ATGAATAATACCGAAAAAGATAAGATTGCTAAGTCGATTAAAGATGCCAGGATAAGAAAAGGCTATTCCCAACAACAACTGGCAGACCTTACACAGCTCAATCTTCGTTCAGTACAGCGTATTGAAAAGGCCGAAGTATTACCCAGGGCATATAACCTAAACTTATTGGCCAAACACCTTGATCTGGATATGGAGGTACTGGAGGGACCCAAAAATAATGTTCAGGCAATGCAGTTCGCAATTCCGAAACAAGCTGATATCTCATCTAAAAAAACCGGGAAGATGATTCTCAGCATCACCCTGGGGCTACTAATCATATTTTTGAGTGCTGCTTTTCTCGCTCAAGCCAGCAAATTTCCAGAAACAAGCTTTGAACTCTTTCTATTTTTAGCATTCATTATCGCTGTAAATGGATTAATATTTTGGCGAATATGGGGTAACTAG
- a CDS encoding N-acetyltransferase: MKVITKFTVGTEQGIEALMFLAKAILSEKLSNLLNADELDRHLEAHYSKNKLIAELNSMSNQWLVVYADDQPVGYACITSNGKRPEVQGLQRMMRIADFGILKKFSNDAIKQSLFDKCLAVCRPYEAIWINEYSENPLLGFFQDKGFVKREGRFQLDELPMASVLLVKKQNP; the protein is encoded by the coding sequence ATGAAGGTGATTACCAAATTTACAGTAGGTACAGAACAAGGTATTGAGGCGCTAATGTTCCTTGCAAAAGCAATACTATCGGAAAAATTATCCAACCTGTTAAACGCTGATGAGCTTGATAGACATCTGGAAGCGCATTATAGTAAAAATAAATTAATAGCGGAGCTGAACAGCATGTCTAACCAATGGCTGGTGGTGTATGCCGATGATCAACCTGTCGGTTATGCATGCATTACCTCTAACGGCAAACGGCCTGAAGTACAAGGACTACAACGAATGATGAGGATTGCCGATTTCGGAATCCTGAAGAAGTTTAGTAATGATGCCATCAAACAGTCGCTATTTGATAAATGCCTGGCTGTTTGTCGACCTTACGAGGCTATCTGGATAAATGAATATTCGGAAAATCCTTTGCTTGGTTTTTTTCAGGATAAGGGATTTGTAAAACGAGAAGGAAGGTTTCAGCTAGACGAACTCCCTATGGCTTCTGTTCTGTTGGTAAAGAAGCAAAACCCATAG